In Sphaerisporangium krabiense, the DNA window GGTACGGCCAGATGACCACCGTCACCTTCTAGGAGGTCGTCGCCGGCGAACGCCAAGGTGTGCCAGGTCGAAGCCGACCTCCCCGCCGCGAGCGACATCGTGGCCAGCGTCGCAGCCACCAGCGCTGAGCAGCACCAGGAACTGCTCGCCGCCCGCGCCGAGCGCGGAAGTCTCCTCGACAGGCTGTGCGCACCCCACCCGTTGTGGGACACCGCGGACAACAAGCTCGCCGCGTGCACGGCGCTTCAGAAGGCAGCGCGAGACGACTCGGTCCTGGCCTGACTCTCATCCGCCGATCTCGTCATGCTTACGCTTGGGGCTAGGTAGAGTACGAGCATGGGTACGACACCCCGGATGACCCTGCCCACTCAGCTGGTGCTACGGGCATTACTCGAAGATCCATCACGCGAGATGTACGGCCTGGAACTGTGCGCCGCCGCCGGCCTCCCGAGCGGCACCATTCATCCCATCCTTGCCCGCTTCGAAGGGCTGGGGTGGCTGGATTCGCGATGGGAGGAGGCGGATCCTCACGAGCAGGGTCGGCCACGTAGGCGGTACTACAAACTGACTCCAAATGGTGCCGAGCGCGCACGTACTGCTCTTGATCGTTCTTCGGCGAAGGCTCCCAGAAATCCGCCGATCCTCCGCACAAGACATCTCGGCGGCGCCTCGTGAATGAGTATTGTACATCCACCCCTGCAGTGCGAGCCGCTAGCTCTCTAGGCATTGCAATGGCACACATGCACCCCTACATCGCCAGAGAACCATACAAGCCCCACGTAGAAGCGGTTCAGATTCTCGCCATCCTCGGAGAATGCCGGAACACGATAGGTGTACTCGAGGAGCTGCTACGCCAGCCCGAAGCTAACCATCAAAACATAAAGAGCGGCGTTTTAACACTTGTCAACATGCTCCACTCGCACCAGGACAAATCTTACGAACTTTTCCCCAATGATCACATGGCGTGCGCTGCGCTCACAAAGGCGACTATGGATTATAAACAATATGTCTTAAGTCTTCCCAACGCCCTCATGACCAGCACTCGGGCGGTGCCGAGGCCGCCGAGTATCCAGGTGCATGTCACTCCGAACGCCCAGCGGTTAGCGAACCTGACAGCAAGGATGCTGCCCGCTGCACACCGGGGCCGATATGTAGAGGAGCTGCAAGCGGAGCTATGGGACCTCGCCAGCGCAAGAGCGACCAAGTCTATGCAGCTGCTTTATGCGTTCCAGCAGTTGGGACGAGTGTGGCAGTTACGCCGTGAGTTGCTAGTCCCAGGGCGATGCAGGGGCGAAGTTCTACTCCGCTGGGCAAGTTGGGTACTCGAATCTGACGTCCGCACCTGGATACCACTGAGCGCCATAGTGATTCTAGCTCTGATCAACGTCGTGATCGAGCAAGGGTGGGGCTCGGCTTTCCTAGCGGCTCCCACAGCCTGGGTATTTCATAAAGGTGTGCAGCGGCTCCGCACCCGCTGGGGAATCCAGCCACCAGATAAAGACCGGGCACGGAAGTAATTACCGTATTATGACGGAGTCACGCCCTATCAGTCGGAGTGCCCAGCTGATTGCACCATGCGACTGACGGCACCATCTCCCCGGTAACGGCTTATCCCCAGGGGGACAGTCTTAGCTCCGGCCGCCCTGCCTCACACAGGGCGGCATTCACTGCAGCCCGCAGCTTCGCATCCCGGCGCAGGTGAATGCGCACCGTTTCCGGCTTCTTGTTCAGTTTGGCGGCCGCCTTCGGGATGGAGAGGCCGATGGCTAGCAGGTAGGGCAGGTGCGGATGCCAGCTTGTGTCAGGCAGCGCCCCGCGCAGTCGCGGGCCGCGCAGTCGCATGGCCTCCGCGCGGAACTCGGGGTAGGCCTCGAAGTGCTGGTGCAGGCCGGCCTCGGCCTTGCCGAGCTTCCGGATGGCGACCCGGAAGCTCAGTCCCTCCCCCACCAGGCGGAGGAACTCCGCGTGCCAGGAGGTGTCGCGGCGCTGGGGCATCACACGGCCTTGCCCAAGAGGATCTTCTCCCATAGGTCGGCTATCTGGACGTACCGCATACGAGGGGTCTGCACCCTTTCTCCACCGGCGGTAGTCCGTTCGATGTAGCCCCGCCCGCCCGCCGTGACGAGGTAGTAGATCACCGGCTTGCACTCGCACGTCCAGCGCAGGACCCGACGGCGGTCCTCGGCGGCGGTGGCCGATTGCCAGGTGACGCGCTCGGCGTCGTCGTTCGGCTTGGGCACGTGCGGGCCGTGCCCGGCGCTGCCCTCGGTCGCGGTGAGCGTCACGACGTCGGTCCTATCTGCCGTGGCGGCCGTCGTCCGGTGACCACCGCGGCGCATTCCTGGCACATCATCCGGCCCCGCTCCCAGATCAGCCGTGTCCCGGAGATCTCCGCGACCCGCGCCTGAACGCCGCACGCCGTGGTGGCCGTGGCGCGCGGGACGGCGAGCTCCCACGGCACGGCGTGCTCAACGCAGGACGGGACGACGAGCGCGACGGCGTAACGCTCACGGCCGTCCTCGCCGGAGGACCGCGCCGGGTCTTCCGCCGGGCGCCCGGTGGCGGCAGGGAAGTACCCGCCCACCGAACGGCGCGCGTTCGGTCCGAGACCGTAGGGGTCGCGTGGTTGGCCGTCGACGAGCTGCTCCTCGCGAGGCTCTCGGGCGGGGCCGTCCTGCCCGGTCATGCGACCCACGTCCGCCCGTGGCTGAGCGCCGCGGTGGCGCCGAGCTCGGCCTCGCGCATCTGCTCGCGCAGCTCGTCGAGGGTCGGGGCCTCGACTCGCAGGGCGGAGGGCGCGTTCCACATCGCGATGGCGACGAACCGGCGGGTGCCCACGCCGTAGAAGATGAACCAGCCGGGCTCGGCCTGGTCGAGCATGGCGGCTGCAGCCGTCTTGGCCGGGTCCCACCGGTGCGGGGTCTGGAGGTTCACGCGCGGGCTCTGCCCCTCGCCCTCGGCGCAGTGGCGCCCCTTGGGCCGCCTCACGCTGCCGCTCCCACTCGATGCGGCTCGCGCGCGCCGACCGGAGGCGGGGTGTCCGGGGCCCGGCCGACCCCGCGCGGGATGGCGGGCACGGCCGGACGGGCGTGCCGCGCGAGGCGGGGCGCGGCCGCCGGCGGGTGGACCGCCGCAGGGCGCGCGGGGACGGCGGCCGGGAAGCGGCCGGCCAGGCCGAGGCGGCGCCGAGCGTCGAGCCGGGCGCGCATCTGCGCGGTGGTGGGGTGCTCCCACTCGTGGCCGTGACGGTGCGGCAGGCTGCCCGCGTCATGGGCGTACGGCGGGTGCCCGCACCAGCGGCAGCCGAGCGGCTTGGGCGGGGCGTCGGCGCGGTGGCGGATGCGGACGAGTCGGGGCGTTCTGGCTAAGGGGCCTCTACGATTGCTCACGGGTCGGACCTCCAGAGTCCGGTCAAGGGCTCGTCCGGTCGTTTGCAGCGCCGGACGGGCCCGTCTTGCTTCTTGCAGTGGACGGTGCGACGGCGCAGGAGGTCTGGGATCACCGCGCCGCCACACCAGCTCATGGCCACGGAGCCCCCGGACGTCCTGTATCGAGCCGCGTCCGCGTAGGTCTTTGCGTGGCTTCGCTGCCATGCAAGCAACCGGCCGGTTACGGTTGGGAGAGTTGACCTGTTGCCCTGCAGGGACAGGTCAACGAAGTCAACAGGCGGTCAACACCGGGACAGGCCAATGACGAGCACCTTCGGCGAGCGGATGCGGGCCCTCCTGGCTGAGCGCGGCATGTCGCTGCGCGGGCTGGCAAGAGCGGTGCATTACGACGTTGGGTACCTGTCCAAGGTGGCCAATGACCGCAGGCGGCCCTCGCTGCAGGCGGCTGAGAGAATCGACGCCTCCTTGGAGGCGGGGGGCGAACTTGTGGCCCTGGCCCCCTCTCCTGTCCGCTCGGGGGCGCTCAACCCAGACGATGAGGACAGGCTCGTCCACGTCACTCAGAACCCGATGCGACTGGATTCCGTCGTGGTCGAGGGCCTTGCAGCTACCTTGGCCAGCCATCGGCGTATCGAAGATGTCGTCGGATCCAGCGCCGTGTTGTCTGCCGCGCGAAGCCATCTTGACCTAGTTCTCCGCCTACTGAAAGAAACGCGTGGGCCTTTAGCAAAGGATCTGTCCGCGATCGCTTCCGAAGCGTCACAATTTGCCGGATGGTTAAGCACCGCAACCGGTGCTCACCGAGCAGCCGGCCCGCTGTATGACCAGGCACTACGACTCGGCCTGCAGGCAGGCGAAAACAACCTGGCCGCCACAGCACTGTCCATGCGCGGGCATCTGGCATGGGCAACAGACGACATCGTCGCTATGGCCAGCCTTTCAGAGGCCGCCGGGCAGCTCGCTTCCGCTGCAGGAACTCGGGCAGTCGCTATTCAGCAAGGTGGACGTGCATTAGCAATTCTCGGAGAGAAACAGGAAGCGCTACGAGCAATAGGCCGCGCGGAAGAAGTGCTCGACGGCCCCACCGACCGAGATGATCCCGACGGCCTGTACTTCTACAGCTCCGACTTGTTGACTATGCAACGCGGACTAATTTTGGCCTATCTGGCAGACTCGCCCGCCGAGCATGCTAAGGCAGCCGACCTCATCACCGTGGGTATTGAGGGGCTTCCTACAGAAATTCGAGACTCCGAGTGGGTCGCGTGGTACCGCGTCCAGGCCGCTGCAGCGCGTGCAGCCAGCGGGGAAGCCGAAGAGTCCGCAGCGGCACTGCGTGTGGCACTGCGCATCATCTCCGCCACAGGAGGCCGGAAGACCCGCGGCGATATCGCAAAGACGCACCGGTGGATGGCCGCACGCTGGCCGAGTAACCCTGCCATTGCCGAGCTCGGTGAATACCTACGCTCAGCCTGACGCAGGGCCCCGTCAAGCCAGCCCTAGCAGGCCAGGGAGGTAGTACGTGAGTCTACGAACGCCCCTCACACCTGAACGTGTGACAGAGCGTCTCAGTGATACCGGATGGACTGGCGACACCGTCGAGATCAGCCGAACCTACGCCGTTGAGTACGACACGGCGATTCGTATCGTCGCCGCGGTGGGTGTGGCGGCCATCGAGCTGGAGCACCGACCAGACATCGACATCCGTTGGGACCGACTGCGGTTCGCCATGACCACGCACACCGCTGGGGATGTCGTTACCGAACTCGACTTCGCGCTGGCAGAACGGATCAACGAAATAGCTCGCCAATATGGTGCTCAGCCGCTGTGACGTCAATGGAGAGCAAAGGTAGATATGCCGCAGCCTCTCAGTGAACGGGAGATCAGCACGCTTCTCGGGTTCCATCCGGGGTGGCAGCGAGAGGGAAATTCCATCACGCGCACTTTCACGCACACCTATCACGAATGCGTGCACCTTGCGATGTACGTGGCGGCCAAGGCCCGTGTGAAATCGGCCACCACCCGGACATCCACATTACCTGGCAGCGCATCCGATTCGAGATCACGACTCACGATGCGGGCAACCAGCTAACAGAGAGGGATTTTCAGCTCGCGCGGCATATCGACGCGATCGCCGCCGGCCACGGTGCCACCGAGCTGAGCGACTGAGCTGCACGCGCGGCGCATCCGGCGTGGCTCCCGGTCGCCCCTTCGGGAGCCGCCCCCACCGGCGGTGCGGCGGCGCAAGGTCTGGCTTACATGCCGCCGCACCTGCTCGCAGGTTCTTCGATGCCGTAGCACCGTTCCCGGTGAACATTGCGTGAACCACCCATGACGGTGGAAATGTTGTCGGGGAAGATAAATCTGACCCATGGGTTAGGAGCTGCTGGTGAGCCGTCGCGCGGCCGCTCGCGCCGCATGCTCGCCACGGCCAGGCCGACGCCGTGCGCCGCGAGCTCGTACGTCGGCCGCCAGGCACCGCCGCTCGGCCCGCTCTTCCTCCGCCAGGCGCTCGGCACGCTCCGCGCGGGAGCGCAGCTCGCCTATGCTCTCCTCGGCGGCCGCCAACCGGGCGGCGGCCGCCCTCCGCTCCGCCTGCAGCTGCGCCCGCACCTCCGCCTCGCTGCGGGCCACAGCCGCCGCCTGCTCGCCGTGCTCGGCCACCTTCCGCGCCGCCTGACGCACCTGACGGTCAGCCTCGGCCAGGCCCCGGGTGAGTGCCTCACGTGCCTCGCGGGCGTCCTCCTGGGCCGCGCACATCGCTTCCTCGGCCTCGACGAGGCGCTCGTCGGCCTCCCGCGCGGCGCGGCGCGCCTCCTCTGCGTCGGCCTCGGCCAGGCGGCGCCGCTCGACCTCGGCGGCGAGCTCGGCGCGTGCCTCGGCGACCTGTCGCGCCGCCTCGGCCTAGGCCGCTTCGATCTGGGCCTCGGCCGCCTCGATGTCGGCGGCGCGCTCCAGCTCGGCCAGCATGCCGGCCAGGCGCTCGGCGAGGCGTTCGATGTCGGCGCGGATCTCGGCCTGGAGCCTGCTCGCGCGGCCGATGGAGGTGTGCACGGGCCGGTCATCGACGACGTCGCGCCCGCGGCCGCCGGCCGCCTGGGCGCGGGCCCGGCGCTCGCGCTCGCGGAACGCCGACAGCGCGGTGTGCAGCCGCCGGTCGTTCTCGTCGACCACGTCGCAGTACTTGCGGGGCGCGCCGCGGCGGGCGCTGGTCGAGGGCATGGCGGCCGGCCGGTCGCAGCCGGGGTAGGCGCAGGCGGGCATGGCCTCAGAGAGCTGCACGAGCATTTCAGTGCCTTTCGTTCACACGAAACGAAATGGATTGCAACGAGATTGAATGAAATGGAAACGCAATGGTGAACGGCTCCCGCGGGCGGCGAGGGGCGCGCCGCCCGCGGGGCGGCGGTCAGGCCGTGACGACGGTGGGGCGGGCGGCCGGGCCGGTGGCCATCAGCGCGCCGATGACCTCGGCGGCGTGCCGGGCGGCCTCGGGCGACAGCCTGCTGTAGACCTCGGCCAGCGCCAGGACGTCGGCGGGCACGGCTACGCCGAGTGCCGCGCCCGCGGGGGCGGGCGCCGGGCCGCTGTCGCGGGGGACGGCCATGACGCTGTCGATGACGTCGGCCGCGCGCCCGTCGGCCTCGGGCGACAGGTGGCCGTAGATGTCGGCGGTCACGGTGATCGACTCGTGGCCGAGGCGCTTGGAGACCGTGTCCAGGCTGACGTTCTCGCCGAGGAGCTCCAGGGCATGAGCGTGCCGGAACTTGTGAGGGGTCGCGGCCGTCTGGATCTGCCGCTCGCGGGCCGTGGCCACGACCTTGGACCAGTGGGTCTGGTGCCAGCCGCTGCTGTTCAGGATCCCGCCACGGGCGCCCGTGAAGATCAGCCCCTGGGCGGGCACGTCCTTGGTCCGGCGGCGGAGCATGAGCACGACACTGTCGGGGATCCGGATCGTGCGCAGCCCGGCGTCCGACTTCGCGTACGGCGCGAGGTAGTTGCGCCGCCTCTCGTCCTCCTTGACGACCTGGGCGACGGTAAGCAGCTTGCGCCGCAGGTCGATGTCACACGGCCGCAGCGCGATCATCTCGCCCCAGCGCAACCCCGTGCCCATCGCCAGGGTCAGGATGTCCCCGGCGAGCTGAGACACCTCATACCCAATCGCGATCCAGTCGGCGATCTCCAGGCCCGTCGGCACCTGCTCCAGCGTCACCGACCGCCCCGGCCGCTCCGGGAGGATCACCCCGACGCACGGGTTCACCTCGATCGGAATCGAGGCCTTGCGCGCCGCCCAGGACAGCGCCGGGCTGAGCACGCCCCCATGCACGTTGGAGATCGTCTTGGGCGAGTAGGGGATCCGCTCGCCCCTGCGCGAGTAGGTGCGGCCACGCATCCAGAACACCCACGCCTGGACGAGCTCGGTCGTCACCTCGGCGACGGGCCGCCCGCCGAGCGGGCCCACGCGGGTGTCGTCCTCCAGGGTGACGATCGCGCCGCGGACGTGGCCGCCGTACAGCCGCCGGTACCCGGCGACCTGGCGCGGCTCGGCCTTGCCCGTCTTGCCCAGGTACGCGAGGTAGTCGTACACGACCTGCGTGAGGCTGGGCCCCGCCGCAGAGGTCTCCAGCTCGGGCTCGGCCGGGGCTAGCTCCAGCCCCCGGCACCCCTTCGGGTAGCCGGCGGGACGCCGGTCCCCGGCGGCCTCGACCTTGGACTTGAACTTCTTGGCGATGCGCTCGGTGTCGCAGGTCTCGCCGTCCTCGCGTCCGTCGCGTGCGCCGCCTTCGCGCCAGCAGACGCGGAAGGTGGTCCGGCTGGTGTGCTTACTGGTCAAACGTCGTATCCATGCTGCCATCTGGCACCCCTTTTGATCAGGGGTAGGCACCACCGCCACCGGGACGCGCATTCAAGATCATGTCTGTAAATGTGCTGCAATGATCTTGAATGCGAAGGGCCTCTGAGCGAGTTCTAGCAGCTCAGAGGCCCTTGTAGTGGCGGTGGAGGTGGGATTTGAACCCACGGATGAGTTGCCCCATCACACGCTTTCGAGGCGTGCGCCCTCGGCCACTAGGCGACTCCACCGCCGAGCAGCCTACCGGATCCTGGACACTGCTCGTGCGGACAGTCGCCGGTTATGCGGCATTGATGAGATGTTCACCGGCGCCGATCGGCGAAGAAGTCCGCCAGGACGGCCGAACAGTCCCCGGCGAGCACTCCGAGGAGCACCTCGGGACGGTGGTTGAGCCGCCGGTCCCGCACGACGTCCCACAGCGAGCCGGCCGCGCCCGCCTTCTCGTCCACGGCGCCGTAGACGATCCTGGCCACACGGGCGAGGACGGCCGCGCCCGCGCACATCGTGCACGGCTCCAGCGTGACGACCAGCGTGCAGCCGGACAGCCGCCACTCCCCGAGCGCCCGCGCGGCCCCGCGCAGCGCGACGATCTCGGCATGGGCGGTGGGGTCGGCGGCGGCCTCGCGCTCGTTGCCCGCGGCGGCCAGCACGGCGCCGTCCGGGCCGAGGACGACGGCGCCGACGGGCACCTCGCCGCGGCGCCCGGCACGCACGGCCTCGGCGAGCGCGAGCCGCATGGGCTCCTCGAAGGATGGCAGGCTCACAGCAACGATTGTCCGCCCTGACGGACACGGGGAGGGACCGGGCGCGGCTAGCGCAGCCGGTCCAGCTCGTCGGCGAACGACAGCTTCTCGGCGATCACCGAGAGGGTGTCCGCCGGGAGCACCCCTTCCTCCATGCTCAGCTCCAGCAGCTCCTCGGCGCTGACGCCGAGGTCGCGCAGCAGCTCGAAGTCGCCCGCGGGGCGGATCCCGACGTCGGCGTCCTTGTCCGGCACCACGACGCCCGCCAGCTCGTTGAACAGCTCTCCGAGCGCGTCGCCCGCCGCGGCGTGCGCGTCGGAGAGGAAGGCGCGCGGGTCGCCCTCGTCCTCGTACCGGACCAGGGCGAACCATTCGTCCTCGACCTCGACGCAGAGCAGGGCGAGCTCGTCGCCCTGCAGCCCGAGAGCGTCCTGCACGGCGTCGCCGAGGTCGTCGGCGATCTCGACGTTCGCCAGGTCCACCTCGGCGCCGTTCCAGCCGTCGGGCATGCGGACGAAGGCCGCGGCGAACAAGGAGCTACGGGACGGTCTCGACGGCATGATCGGGGCTCCCGAGGTCAGCCGATGGCTGAGTCGACGGCACGTTCAAACGGCTGGGAGAACCCGAGCCGGGCGGCGATGCTGGACAGCACCTCATCAGGCAGCAGTTCGAGGTCCCCGGAGAGCGCGCCGAGCTCCATCTCGTCGAGCCCCAGGTCGGCGAAGATCGACAGGTCTCCCGCGGGGAGGACCATGTCGAGTTCCTCCTCCTCGGGGACGGGAACGTCGAGGAACTCGAGCACCTGCTGGGCCAGGGGCCAGTCCCACGCCGCCGTGATGTCGGAGAGGAAGACGTCGACGCGCTCGCCGAACACCCGTAATGCCACGAAGAAGTCATCCCCAACGGCGACCAGGCCAATCGTGGCACCCATGCTCGGCTGCTGGCGAAGCGCGTGGATCAGGCCGTGCAGATCGGCCGTCAGACCCACGGGCAACATCTCGGCTTCCCAGCGGTCGTCCTCGCGATAGACCACGATGGCGAAGTCAAGAGCGTCTACGTCTGTCATCTTCACCCCACCGACGCGGTTCGTACGGTTGGCAATGCTCCCAGAATCGTCGGGTCCCCGTACGCCCGTCGGGCAAATTGTGATCAAAAACGGGTGACCAGGGCCCGCCCGTAGGGAGATGGCCGTTTCCGACCAGGTCGTACCGTTCACCCGGCCCCAGCGGCTACGGTTGGCCACCATGAAGACCCTCGTCGTCGACCACCCGCTCGTCGCGCACAAGCTCACCGCGCTCCGCGACGAGCGCACGGACTCCCCGACGTTCCGCCGTCTCGCGGACGAGCTGGTCACGCTGCTCGCCTACGAGGCGACCCGCGACGTGAGGGTCACCGACGTGACGGTCACCACCCCTGTCGCCCCCGCGGACGGCGTGCGGCTGGCGCGCCCGGCGCCGCTGGTGGTGCCGATCCTGCGGGCGGGACTCGGCATGCTGGACGGCATGGCCCGTCTGCTGCCGACGGCCGAGGTGGGCTTCCTCGGCATGGTGCGCGACGAGGGCACCCTCAAGGCGCAGACCTACGCGACGCGCCTGCCGGAGGATCTGTCCGGCCGCCAGTGCTTCGTGCTGGACCCGATGCTCGCGACCGGCGGCACGCTGGCCGCGGCG includes these proteins:
- a CDS encoding 4a-hydroxytetrahydrobiopterin dehydratase, giving the protein MRAPCDVRGGQGPCEIGHHPDIHITWQRIRFEITTHDAGNQLTERDFQLARHIDAIAAGHGATELSD
- a CDS encoding tRNA adenosine deaminase-associated protein, with product MTDVDALDFAIVVYREDDRWEAEMLPVGLTADLHGLIHALRQQPSMGATIGLVAVGDDFFVALRVFGERVDVFLSDITAAWDWPLAQQVLEFLDVPVPEEEELDMVLPAGDLSIFADLGLDEMELGALSGDLELLPDEVLSSIAARLGFSQPFERAVDSAIG
- the upp gene encoding uracil phosphoribosyltransferase, yielding MKTLVVDHPLVAHKLTALRDERTDSPTFRRLADELVTLLAYEATRDVRVTDVTVTTPVAPADGVRLARPAPLVVPILRAGLGMLDGMARLLPTAEVGFLGMVRDEGTLKAQTYATRLPEDLSGRQCFVLDPMLATGGTLAAAIRLLFERGAEDVTAICLLAAPEGLAYLESVFTDSAAPVRVVTAALDERLNELGYIVPGLGDAGDRLYGVV
- a CDS encoding PadR family transcriptional regulator, which produces MYGLELCAAAGLPSGTIHPILARFEGLGWLDSRWEEADPHEQGRPRRRYYKLTPNGAERARTALDRSSAKAPRNPPILRTRHLGGAS
- a CDS encoding tRNA adenosine deaminase-associated protein; translated protein: MPSRPSRSSLFAAAFVRMPDGWNGAEVDLANVEIADDLGDAVQDALGLQGDELALLCVEVEDEWFALVRYEDEGDPRAFLSDAHAAAGDALGELFNELAGVVVPDKDADVGIRPAGDFELLRDLGVSAEELLELSMEEGVLPADTLSVIAEKLSFADELDRLR
- the tadA gene encoding tRNA adenosine(34) deaminase TadA, with protein sequence MRLALAEAVRAGRRGEVPVGAVVLGPDGAVLAAAGNEREAAADPTAHAEIVALRGAARALGEWRLSGCTLVVTLEPCTMCAGAAVLARVARIVYGAVDEKAGAAGSLWDVVRDRRLNHRPEVLLGVLAGDCSAVLADFFADRRR
- a CDS encoding 4a-hydroxytetrahydrobiopterin dehydratase — translated: MSLRTPLTPERVTERLSDTGWTGDTVEISRTYAVEYDTAIRIVAAVGVAAIELEHRPDIDIRWDRLRFAMTTHTAGDVVTELDFALAERINEIARQYGAQPL
- a CDS encoding helix-turn-helix domain-containing protein, coding for MTSTFGERMRALLAERGMSLRGLARAVHYDVGYLSKVANDRRRPSLQAAERIDASLEAGGELVALAPSPVRSGALNPDDEDRLVHVTQNPMRLDSVVVEGLAATLASHRRIEDVVGSSAVLSAARSHLDLVLRLLKETRGPLAKDLSAIASEASQFAGWLSTATGAHRAAGPLYDQALRLGLQAGENNLAATALSMRGHLAWATDDIVAMASLSEAAGQLASAAGTRAVAIQQGGRALAILGEKQEALRAIGRAEEVLDGPTDRDDPDGLYFYSSDLLTMQRGLILAYLADSPAEHAKAADLITVGIEGLPTEIRDSEWVAWYRVQAAAARAASGEAEESAAALRVALRIISATGGRKTRGDIAKTHRWMAARWPSNPAIAELGEYLRSA
- a CDS encoding tyrosine-type recombinase/integrase — protein: MTSKHTSRTTFRVCWREGGARDGREDGETCDTERIAKKFKSKVEAAGDRRPAGYPKGCRGLELAPAEPELETSAAGPSLTQVVYDYLAYLGKTGKAEPRQVAGYRRLYGGHVRGAIVTLEDDTRVGPLGGRPVAEVTTELVQAWVFWMRGRTYSRRGERIPYSPKTISNVHGGVLSPALSWAARKASIPIEVNPCVGVILPERPGRSVTLEQVPTGLEIADWIAIGYEVSQLAGDILTLAMGTGLRWGEMIALRPCDIDLRRKLLTVAQVVKEDERRRNYLAPYAKSDAGLRTIRIPDSVVLMLRRRTKDVPAQGLIFTGARGGILNSSGWHQTHWSKVVATARERQIQTAATPHKFRHAHALELLGENVSLDTVSKRLGHESITVTADIYGHLSPEADGRAADVIDSVMAVPRDSGPAPAPAGAALGVAVPADVLALAEVYSRLSPEAARHAAEVIGALMATGPAARPTVVTA